From the Castor canadensis chromosome 9, mCasCan1.hap1v2, whole genome shotgun sequence genome, one window contains:
- the Grpel1 gene encoding grpE protein homolog 1, mitochondrial, translating to MGGRSARRLPRMRSACAVTAVVAAAMAARCVRLARSGLPALALSLRPSPRLLCTATKQKNNGQNLEEDLGHNEQKTDQPSTDKILLEEKVKLEEQLRETVEKYKRALADTENLRQRSQKLVEEAKLYGIQGFCKDLLEVADILEKATQSIPKEELHDDNPHLKSLYEGLVMTEVQIQKVFTKHGLLRLDPVGAKFDPYEHEALFHTPVEGKEPGTVALVSKVGYKLHGRTLRPALVGVVKEA from the exons ATGGGCGGGAGGTCTGCCAGGAGACTTCCGCGCATGCGAAGTGCGTGCGCAGTGACGGCGGTGGTGGCAGCAGCAATGGCGGCTCGGTGCGTCAGGCTGGCGCGTAGCGGTCTACCGGCTTTGGCGTTGTCTCTCAG GCCCTCTCCTCGGTTGCTGTGCACAGCTACCAAACAAAAGAACAATGGCCAGAACCTTGAAGAGGACCTGGGTCACAACGAACAGAAGACAGACCAACCCTCAACAGACAAAATCCTCCTGGAGGAGAAGGTGAAGCTGGAAGAGCAACTGAGGGAGACCGTG gaaaaatataaacgAGCTTTGGCAGATACTGAGAACTTGCGGCAAAGGAGCCAAAAGCTGGTGGAAGAAGCAAAGTTATACG GTATCCAGGGCTTTTGCAAGGACTTGCTGGAGGTGGCAGACATTCTGGAGAAGGCAACCCAGAGCATACCAAAAGAAGAGCTTCATGATGACAATCCTCACCTGAAGAGCCTGTATGAGGGGCTGGTGATGACGGAGGTCCAGATTCAGAAGGTGTTCACAAAGCATGGCTTACTCAGGCTGGACCCTGTCGGAGCCAAGTTCGACCCATATGAACACGAGGCCTTGTTCCACACACCAGTGGAGGGgaaagagccaggcacagtggcactgGTTAGCAAGGTGGGGTACAAGCTGCATGGGCGCACCCTAAGGCCCGCCCTGGTGGGGGTAGTGAAAGAAGCATAG
- the Cfap184 gene encoding cilia- and flagella-associated protein 184, whose product MDDHSQHDEVEGGNGESLDPTKIEVNSVPQTLVEPEGPELELEQEPKPKPGPETVAAEEGPELEARESGADADQQAETLERPETTEAAGEDEPGEPKRRADLQPEGPAEPPSEDGSEEPETEEVEVMKRRKMESCSRSFAKLTTISKEEAAPVLEAERAKGKEEDDDGEEGASEESQGEMEGAEGRKWRSQEERRPSGGDPGQDEEWSEEVQKEQEQQLRSELLEQYHSLMAERNRYRRYNLFLQHKIFEALRKKKGLEAGEAPDGGAEPEDPEREQAYLHRLAILEELKKQEADDLEWYHQELGQLKQQCQEKLARVEKEWRRFQALKKQVVMQVVGSCRMRGGRQAALREVEQIQALEDKKEKEMSVVRLENVQLRQSLVHFETRMRAQEDLAEGLLLIDFEQLKIENQTFNEKVEERNEELLKLRNKVTNNVQTITHIKEKLHFIDTENACKKTQLLEIEAQVSLGRDVLRKTKQARDSLRVDNMKLNQKCGLLGKEALLRDLEEKVDKTNALNKRLESLKRHHAGLTLSCRGVKQKIREAKAFLPS is encoded by the coding sequence ATGGACGACCACTCCCAGCACGATGAGGTCGAAGGTGGAAATGGAGAAAGCCTGGACCCGACCAAGATTGAGGTCAACTCTGTTCCCCAGACCCTGGTGGAACCTGAGGGGCCCGAGCTGGAGCTGGAGCAGGAGCCGAAGCCGAAGCCAGGGCCAGAGACCGTGGCGGCAGAGGAGGGGCCGGAATTAGAGGCTCGGGAGAGCGGCGCCGACGCGGACCAGCAGGCGGAGACCCTGGAAAGGCCGGAGACCACCGAGGCCGCGGGCGAAGACGAACCCGGAGAGCCGAAGAGGCGGGCCGATCTCCAGCCCGAGGGGCCAGCCGAGCCGCCATCCGAAGATGGGTCCGAGGAACCGGAGACTGAGGAGGTGGAGGTGATGAAGAGGAGGAAAATGGAATCATGTTCCCGAAGCTTTGCGAAGCTGACCACGATCAGCAAGGAGGAGGCTGCTCCAGTCCTGGAGGCTGAGAGAgcaaaagggaaggaggaggacgaCGACGGGGAGGAGGGAGCGAGCGAGGAGAGCCAGGGTGAGATGGAGGGCGCGGAAGGGCGCAAGTGGAGAAGCCAGGAAGAGCGGAGGCCCTCGGGAGGGGACCCGGGGCAGGACGAGGAGTGGTCGGAGGAGGTACAGAAGGAGCAGGAGCAGCAGCTGCGCAGCGAGCTGCTGGAGCAGTACCACAGCCTGATGGCGGAGCGCAACCGCTACCGGCGCTACAACTTGTTCCTGCAGCACAAGATCTTCGAGGCGCTCCGCAAGAAGAAGGGCCTGGAAGCTGGGGAGGCGCCCGATGGGGGTGCGGAGCCCGAGGACCCCGAGAGAGAGCAGGCCTACTTGCACCGCCTGGCCATCCTGGAGGAGCTGAAGAAGCAGGAGGCGGACGACCTGGAGTGGTACCACCAGGAGCTGGGCCAGCTGAAGCAGCAGTGCCAGGAGAAGCTGGCCAGGGTGGAGAAGGAGTGGCGCCGCTTCCAGGCCCTCAAAAAGCAGGTGGTGATGCAGGTCGTGGGCAGCTGCCGCATGCGGGGCGGTCGCCAGGCCGCCCTGCGAGAGGTGGAGCAGATCCAGGCCCTGGAGgacaaaaaggagaaggagatgaGCGTCGTGCGCCTGGAGAACGTGCAGCTGAGGCAGAGCCTGGTGCACTTTGAAACCAGGATGCGAGCCCAGGAGGACTTGGCCGAGGGTCTGCTCCTCATCGATTTTGAACAGCTCAAGATTGAGAACCAGACCTTCAACGAGAAAGTGGAGGAACGAAATGAAGAGCTTTTAAAACTACGCAACAAGGTGACCAACAATGTGCAAACCATAACCCACATCAAGGAAAAGCTGCACTTCATAGACACGGAGAATGCGTGCAAGAAGACGCAGCTTTTGGAAATCGAGGCTCAGGTGTCCCTAGGGAGGGACGTCCTGAGAAAGACTAAGCAAGCCCGAGACAGCCTGCGGGTTGACAACATGAAGCTGAACCAGAAGTGTGGGCTTCTGGGTAAGGAAGCACTCCTACGGGACTTGGAAGAGAAGGTGGACAAGACCAACGCTCTCAACAAGCGCCTAGAATCCCTGAAGCGCCATCACGCGGGGCTCACGCTGTCCTGCAGAGGTGTGAAGCAGAAGATTAGGGAGGCCAAAGCCTTCCTCCCCTCTTGA
- the Tada2b gene encoding transcriptional adapter 2-beta — translation MAELGKKYCVYCLAEVSPLRFRCTECQDIELCPECFSAGAEIGHHRRYHGYQLVDGGRFTLWGPEAEGGWTSREEQLLLDAIEQFGFGNWEDMAAHVGASRTPQEVMEHYVSMYIHGNLGKACIPDTIPNRVTDHTCPSGGPLSPSLTTPLPPLDISVAEQQQLGYMPLRDDYEIEYDQDAETLISGLSVNYDDDDVEIELKRAHVDMYVRKLRERQRRKNIARDYNLVPAFLGRDRKEKEKAPRRKITKEEKELRLKLRPLYQFMSCKEFDDLFENMHKEKMLRAKIRELQRYRRNGITKMEESAEYEAARHKRERRKENKNMAGSKRGKEDGKDSEFAAIENLPGFELLSDREKVLCSSLNLSPARYVTVKTIIIKDHLQKRQGIPSKSRLPSYLDKVLKKRILNFLTESGWISRDAS, via the exons ATGGCGGAGCTCGGCAAGAAGTACTGCGTGTACTGCCTGGCCGAGGTGAGCCCGCTGCGCTTCCGCTGCACGGAGTGCCAGGACATCGAGCTGTGCCCCGAGTGCTTCTCGGCTGGCGCCGAAATCGGCCACCACCGCCGCTACCACGGCTACCAGCTGGTGGACGGCGGGCGCTTCACGCTCTGGGGGCCCGAGGCCGAGGGCGGCTGGACCAGCCGCGAGGAGCAGCTGCTGCTGGACGCCATCGAGCAGTTCGGCTTCGGCAACTGG GAAGACATGGCTGCCCATGTTGGTGCTTCGCGGACTCCCCAAGAAGTAATGGAGCACTACGTGAGCATGTACATCCATGGAAACCTGGGGAAGGCCTGTATCCCCGACACCATCCCCAACCGGGTGACTGACCACACCTGCCCCAGTGGAGGTCCCCTCTCACCCAGCCTCACCACGCCCCTGCCCCCTCTGGACATCTCAGTGGCCGAGCAGCAGCAGCTGGGCTACATGCCGCTGAGGGATGACTATGAGATCGAGTACGACCAGGATGCAGAGACGCTCATCAGTGGGCTGTCCGTGAACTACGATGATGACGACGTGGAAATTGAGCTCAAGCGCGCCCACGTGGACATGTACGTGCGGAAGCTCAGGGAGCGGCAGCGCCGAAAGAACATCGCCCGCGACTACAACTTGGTGCCAGCCTTTCTGGGCAGggacaggaaggagaaggagaaggccCCGAGGCGCAAGATCACCAAGGAGGAGAAGGAGCTGCGACTGAAGCTGCGGCCACTCTACCAGTTCATGTCATGTAAAGAGTTTGACGACCTATTTGAAAACATGCACAAGGAGAAAATGCTCCGGGCCAAAATCAGAGAGCTGCAGCGGTATCGGCGAAATGGGATCACAAAGATGGAAGAGTCCGCAGAGTATGAGGCTGCAAGGCACAAacgggagaggaggaaggagaacaaAAACATGGCTGGCTccaaaagggggaaggaggacgGCAAAGACAGCGAGTTTGCAGCCATTGAGAACCTTCCTGGGTTTGAGCTTTTGTCAGACCGTGAGAAGGTGCTCTGCAGCTCTTTGAACTTGAGTCCAGCACGCTACGTGACTGTGAAGACTATCATAATTAAAGACCACCTCCAGAAGCGACAAGGAATCCCCTCCAAAAGTCGCCTTCCCAGCTACCTGGACAAGGTCCTAAAGAAAAGGATTTTAAATTTCCTCACAGAAAGCGGGTGGATATCCAGGGATGCATCCTGA